The Thermoplasmataceae archaeon genome has a segment encoding these proteins:
- a CDS encoding TldD/PmbA family protein, which yields METVDRIYDKLSRMGMDEIVINGVSSDVEQLRFSQNSKDLLNQWYENEYSVFAARGKRIAEITLKSDAEIESRLDELRNMIEKIPENPSFFGINPKKETYGHVESGSIVDTDIQGLCESAINGSLEAGSKRSAGLAYLVRYTHILKTSYNEAQYTGGGTELVIRSFSGETSGQESVHYGPSFRPGSIDAESVGRAAGEMAVSGNNLSTGEEGKFTILMSPYLIGNIISSSSEFLSYYSVDSGMSCFAGKIGYKVSSESLNLVDDPLDMSGVGYRPFDEEGTPTRKNVFIENGILKRYMQSYSTGKKSGTESTGNAGIISPGAWQMRIEPGNRSFRDILSEIKDGLFINNAWYTRFQDYRNGIFSTVPRDGVFRIKNGEIAGSVSGIRISDSVTNVLKNVVEMSKEMKNTKWWEEIQPSMMPYVLVKDVNISRSF from the coding sequence TTGGAAACAGTAGACAGGATTTACGATAAATTATCTAGAATGGGCATGGACGAGATAGTGATCAATGGAGTTTCCAGTGATGTGGAACAGTTGCGTTTCTCACAGAATTCCAAGGATCTCCTCAACCAGTGGTACGAAAATGAGTATTCTGTCTTTGCAGCTCGGGGAAAAAGAATAGCTGAGATCACCCTGAAAAGCGATGCTGAGATAGAAAGCAGGCTGGACGAGCTCAGAAACATGATAGAAAAGATCCCTGAGAACCCTTCTTTTTTTGGAATTAACCCTAAGAAAGAGACATATGGTCATGTTGAATCGGGAAGCATTGTGGATACTGACATACAGGGACTTTGCGAGAGCGCAATCAACGGGTCACTCGAAGCTGGAAGCAAGAGGTCTGCTGGCCTTGCGTATCTTGTCAGGTATACCCACATACTGAAAACAAGCTACAACGAGGCGCAGTATACCGGCGGGGGTACTGAGCTTGTGATAAGGTCATTTTCCGGAGAGACATCCGGACAGGAAAGCGTGCATTACGGACCATCATTCAGGCCGGGCAGCATCGATGCAGAATCCGTAGGAAGGGCAGCAGGAGAAATGGCAGTTTCTGGGAATAACCTGTCCACCGGTGAAGAGGGTAAATTCACTATACTGATGTCTCCCTACCTGATTGGCAACATAATCTCCAGCAGTTCAGAGTTCCTTTCCTATTACTCCGTAGACTCTGGAATGTCCTGTTTTGCCGGGAAGATTGGGTACAAGGTTTCAAGCGAATCTCTCAACCTGGTCGATGATCCTCTTGACATGTCAGGGGTCGGCTACAGGCCTTTTGATGAAGAAGGCACTCCAACAAGAAAGAACGTCTTCATTGAGAATGGAATCCTGAAAAGGTACATGCAGTCATATTCCACCGGTAAGAAGTCCGGAACAGAGTCTACGGGTAATGCCGGCATCATCTCGCCGGGTGCCTGGCAGATGCGCATAGAACCGGGGAACAGGAGCTTTCGTGATATCCTTTCCGAGATCAAGGATGGCCTGTTCATCAACAATGCGTGGTACACGAGGTTCCAGGATTACAGGAACGGCATCTTTTCTACCGTTCCGAGGGACGGAGTTTTCAGGATAAAAAATGGTGAGATCGCCGGAAGCGTCAGTGGGATACGTATAAGCGACTCGGTAACAAATGTCTTGAAAAATGTGGTGGAAATGTCAAAGGAGATGAAAAATACCAAATGGTGGGAAGAAATCCAGCCTTCAATGATGCCGTACGTACTGGTAAAGGACGTTAATATTTCGAGATCGTTCTGA
- a CDS encoding TldD/PmbA family protein has translation MPGELIDRIVDYASGISRFSDARFMAINSKGVAYRNGEFEGMESSSTSGYAIRLVNNSMGFVYTDSEDWQTVREKIDLLLPATKRIGKNRISETDPVKDSWKVDQKKKIEDISVEERIEIARRSDKLLESLGVAVRMNYVGDKKVVQSYRNSDGCSIDAEISRVSYYYVFGVFDGSQFEQSTGQFGASSGYEYLDSLDLEERLRSEVKAMKENLSAPALKPGTYDLVIGPEISGIVAHESCGHPTEYDRIIGREGALAGESFLTGKQFPYRIGSEAVSVIDDPTFNMSYGHYKYDDEGVKARKRYLYRKGFTDEFILNRESAAMLGVEPNGGGRSSSWNMEPLARMSTTYIEPGEYELEELFEEIRSGVYMKSFTEWNIDDIRFNEKYVGKESYLIENGEVRGRIRRPTLETNTVKFYSSIDAVAKDLDFFAGNCGKGEPMQGVDVWMGGPHARLRNMYLK, from the coding sequence ATGCCGGGAGAACTCATTGATCGGATCGTGGACTATGCGTCTGGGATATCGAGGTTCTCTGACGCCAGATTCATGGCCATAAATTCAAAGGGCGTTGCGTACAGAAATGGAGAATTCGAAGGTATGGAGTCTTCATCTACATCCGGGTACGCTATCAGACTGGTGAACAACTCCATGGGGTTTGTATACACGGATTCAGAGGACTGGCAAACCGTGAGGGAGAAAATCGATCTGCTGCTGCCTGCGACCAAAAGGATCGGAAAGAACAGGATAAGCGAAACGGATCCCGTGAAAGATTCCTGGAAAGTGGATCAGAAGAAAAAAATAGAGGACATATCCGTTGAAGAGAGGATTGAGATCGCTAGGAGAAGTGACAAGCTCCTCGAAAGTCTTGGTGTGGCAGTGAGGATGAATTACGTCGGGGACAAGAAAGTGGTACAGTCCTACCGAAACTCCGACGGATGCTCCATAGATGCTGAGATTTCGAGGGTGTCCTACTATTATGTATTCGGCGTCTTTGATGGGTCTCAATTCGAGCAATCAACTGGTCAGTTCGGAGCTTCGTCTGGCTATGAATATCTGGATTCCCTTGATCTTGAGGAACGCCTGAGGTCTGAGGTCAAGGCAATGAAAGAAAATCTTTCCGCCCCAGCACTGAAACCTGGCACCTACGATCTGGTCATTGGACCAGAAATTTCGGGGATAGTGGCACACGAATCCTGCGGGCACCCGACCGAATACGACAGGATCATCGGAAGGGAGGGCGCACTCGCAGGAGAATCTTTCCTCACGGGAAAGCAGTTCCCTTACAGGATTGGGTCCGAGGCGGTAAGCGTGATAGACGACCCCACTTTCAACATGAGTTACGGCCATTACAAGTATGACGATGAGGGGGTCAAGGCAAGGAAACGCTATCTCTACAGGAAAGGCTTCACCGACGAATTTATCCTGAACAGAGAGAGCGCCGCGATGCTGGGTGTTGAACCCAATGGTGGCGGGAGAAGCTCATCATGGAACATGGAACCACTTGCGAGGATGAGCACTACGTACATCGAACCGGGGGAGTATGAACTGGAAGAACTCTTCGAGGAAATCAGGTCAGGAGTATACATGAAGTCCTTCACCGAATGGAACATAGATGATATCAGATTCAACGAGAAATATGTGGGAAAGGAATCCTATCTCATAGAGAATGGTGAAGTCAGAGGAAGGATAAGGAGACCAACGCTGGAGACCAATACTGTTAAATTTTACAGCTCCATAGATGCGGTGGCGAAGGATCTTGATTTCTTCGCAGGGAATTGCGGAAAAGGAGAACCCATGCAAGGCGTCGATGTGTGGATGGGCGGACCACATGCAAGGCTCAGGAATATGTACCTCAAATAG
- a CDS encoding CBS domain-containing protein has protein sequence MKISEVMTKDAVVLSRDSRVAEALSKMSELRIHQIPVVSGNEYLGVISSSEILRRRSLQLMSKVENFIINTPTGTPDMDIMEAVRVLRDSGVNALPVIDKKRLVGIVSRLDILKRIGEVADLTEARNSHIMSDNPLVARTDDTTDVAADHMRDLGESEIPVVDGGGRLSGILRMDSIVSATRQGKDRVRYGEYSGQSDKVKVSVGSISDAPVSVKLFEPVKTTIDLMTKHNIHLVPVVSDDQRVVGVVDVSDVLDLISPGEEKEGVLIEVSGLTPDDDDLYDTTYFIASKFIEKFSKITGHNMGKLNIHVIKYKESGGTKYSIRTRLMSGRLSMNQNGSDWNFGKCLSGIFDSYEIRIKKDKER, from the coding sequence TGTGGTTTCCGGAAATGAGTATCTTGGTGTTATAAGTTCGTCCGAAATCCTCCGGAGAAGGAGCCTCCAGCTGATGTCAAAAGTAGAAAATTTCATAATAAATACTCCTACAGGTACTCCCGATATGGACATAATGGAGGCTGTTCGTGTGCTCCGTGACTCAGGAGTAAATGCCCTGCCTGTTATCGATAAGAAGAGACTTGTAGGTATAGTGTCAAGGCTCGACATACTGAAAAGAATAGGCGAAGTTGCTGACCTGACTGAAGCAAGGAATTCACACATAATGTCCGATAATCCCCTCGTGGCAAGGACAGATGACACCACTGATGTTGCTGCAGATCATATGCGTGACCTTGGAGAATCCGAAATCCCAGTGGTAGATGGAGGCGGCAGGCTGTCAGGAATCTTAAGAATGGACAGCATAGTATCAGCCACCAGACAGGGAAAGGATCGTGTTCGCTACGGGGAGTACTCAGGTCAGAGCGACAAAGTCAAGGTTAGCGTGGGATCCATAAGCGATGCCCCCGTCTCTGTAAAACTATTTGAACCAGTGAAGACAACAATAGACCTGATGACAAAACACAATATTCACCTTGTTCCCGTCGTATCGGACGACCAGCGCGTCGTCGGTGTCGTTGATGTTTCGGATGTCTTGGACCTCATCTCGCCGGGAGAGGAAAAGGAGGGTGTGCTCATCGAAGTGAGTGGTCTGACTCCGGATGATGATGATCTCTATGACACAACGTATTTCATCGCGAGCAAGTTTATAGAAAAATTCTCCAAGATTACCGGCCATAATATGGGAAAACTGAACATCCACGTGATCAAATACAAGGAATCTGGCGGGACAAAATACTCTATCAGGACGCGCCTGATGTCTGGGAGACTCTCTATGAACCAGAATGGGTCCGACTGGAACTTTGGAAAGTGCCTTTCTGGGATATTTGACAGTTATGAGATCAGAATAAAGAAAGACAAGGAGAGGTAA